A single genomic interval of Verrucomicrobiota bacterium harbors:
- a CDS encoding DUF1501 domain-containing protein, whose protein sequence is MDLHFGNEIRRIMNRRAFFGRSSTILGSAALASLAAPSLFGAAKKTASKPAAAAARSLGVINPFHFAPKAKRVIYLFMSGAPSHLDLFDYKPKLVEMTGSELPDSIRKGQRITGMTSGQKHLLCVGTPFKFNKHGQNGMELSEVLPHTGSIADEITLIRTLHTDPINHDPAVTYLFSGHQQPGRPTLGAWVSYGLGSENSNLPAFIVLLSGRGGQSLQTRYWGNGFIPSNHQGVQFRGVGDPVLFFSNPPGLSAKTRRRMLDDLQDLNRIQLSALGDPEIATRIEQYEMAFRMQTSVPELMDLSKEPKSVLEEYGAEPGKASFANNCLLARRLAERGVRFIKLLHRDWDHHGDLPGGIRAQAKQTDQPSAALVKDLKRLGLLDDTLVVWGGEFGRTAYSQGDISKTSFGRDHHPRCYSLWMAGGGIKGGLTYGQTDDFAYNIVENGVHVHDLHATLLHQLGIDHEKFTYRFLGRDFRLTDIAGQVVKDILV, encoded by the coding sequence ATGGACCTTCACTTCGGCAACGAAATCCGGCGCATCATGAATCGCCGGGCGTTTTTCGGACGCTCCAGCACGATCCTCGGCTCGGCGGCTCTCGCCTCGCTGGCCGCCCCCTCGCTGTTCGGCGCGGCCAAAAAGACCGCTTCAAAGCCAGCCGCCGCCGCGGCCCGGTCGTTGGGTGTGATCAACCCGTTTCATTTCGCTCCCAAAGCGAAACGGGTGATTTACCTGTTCATGTCCGGCGCGCCCTCCCATCTCGATCTCTTCGATTACAAGCCGAAGCTGGTCGAAATGACGGGATCGGAACTCCCTGATTCGATTCGCAAGGGCCAGCGCATCACCGGGATGACCAGCGGCCAGAAACATCTGCTCTGCGTCGGAACCCCATTCAAGTTCAACAAGCACGGGCAGAATGGCATGGAGTTGTCGGAAGTCCTTCCTCACACGGGAAGCATCGCCGACGAAATCACTCTCATCCGCACGCTCCACACCGACCCGATCAACCACGATCCGGCGGTGACCTACTTGTTTTCCGGCCATCAACAACCGGGCCGCCCCACGCTGGGCGCCTGGGTTTCCTACGGCCTCGGCAGCGAGAACAGCAACCTGCCCGCCTTCATCGTGTTGCTCTCAGGCCGCGGTGGCCAATCCCTGCAAACCCGTTATTGGGGCAATGGATTCATCCCCAGCAACCATCAAGGGGTTCAGTTTCGGGGGGTCGGCGACCCCGTGCTCTTCTTCTCAAACCCGCCCGGACTCAGCGCCAAAACCCGCCGCCGAATGCTCGATGACCTCCAAGATCTCAATCGCATCCAGTTGAGCGCGCTCGGAGATCCCGAAATCGCCACCCGCATCGAACAGTATGAAATGGCCTTCCGCATGCAGACAAGCGTGCCGGAACTGATGGATCTCTCCAAAGAACCGAAATCCGTTCTTGAAGAATACGGAGCGGAGCCCGGCAAGGCTTCCTTCGCCAACAACTGCCTGCTGGCCCGCCGGCTTGCCGAGCGCGGCGTTCGATTCATCAAGCTGCTGCATCGCGACTGGGATCATCACGGCGACCTGCCGGGCGGCATTCGCGCGCAAGCCAAACAAACCGATCAACCCTCGGCCGCGCTGGTGAAAGACCTCAAACGGCTCGGCCTGCTCGACGATACCCTCGTGGTGTGGGGCGGCGAATTTGGACGCACCGCCTACAGCCAGGGCGATATCAGCAAGACCAGTTTTGGACGCGACCATCATCCCCGTTGCTACAGCTTGTGGATGGCCGGTGGCGGCATTAAGGGAGGATTGACCTACGGCCAAACCGACGATTTCGCCTACAACATCGTCGAAAACGGAGTGCATGTGCACGACCTGCACGCCACTCTCTTGCATCAACTCGGCATCGATCACGAAAAGTTCACCTACCGCTTCCTGGGCCGCGACTTCCGCCTCACCGATATCGCAGGCCAGGTGGTGAAGGACATTCTGGTCTGA
- a CDS encoding methylated-DNA--[protein]-cysteine S-methyltransferase: protein MNTIRCRLISTPIGTMLAGASDRAIGWLEFVEDGEADVSRARMEKKFRQQAVDGTSALLNTLEQELARYFRGTLKRWSLPMDRRGTEFQQRVWSALEEIPFGETRSYADIARAVGRPKAVRAIGRANGSNGIYLLVPCHRVIASDGSISGYGGAVWRKEWLLDMEKRAAGKP, encoded by the coding sequence ATGAACACGATTCGGTGCCGGCTCATCTCCACCCCCATCGGAACGATGCTGGCGGGCGCGTCGGACCGCGCGATTGGCTGGCTCGAGTTCGTGGAGGATGGCGAGGCAGACGTGTCCCGGGCGAGAATGGAGAAAAAGTTTCGCCAGCAAGCTGTGGACGGAACCAGTGCCTTGCTGAACACGTTGGAGCAAGAGTTGGCGCGTTACTTTCGAGGAACCTTGAAGCGTTGGAGTTTGCCGATGGATCGCCGTGGAACAGAGTTCCAGCAGCGGGTTTGGTCGGCGCTGGAAGAGATCCCGTTTGGAGAAACCCGGAGTTACGCGGACATCGCCCGGGCGGTGGGGCGTCCAAAGGCGGTTCGCGCCATCGGTCGAGCGAACGGATCGAACGGAATCTATCTGCTCGTCCCCTGCCACCGTGTGATCGCGTCGGACGGCTCGATTTCGGGTTACGGTGGCGCAGTTTGGCGCAAGGAATGGCTCTTGGACATGGAGAAGCGTGCCGCCGGAAAGCCGTGA
- a CDS encoding CRTAC1 family protein, with the protein MMLFEWMWRACGWRTGRGLRKDGRKHLSYCCAALYLLPMLSGVAGTPFQSPGTRRMAERLLEMRAKVEPLHLGFLSTERAALLEKVMEAAETPGDRINLQLQFGSELLNAGESGRALQVFRELEGTLSREQPRFYERVRSMLHLKQAIAQLRWGEQANCLSNHTSDSCLLPIQSAGVHRLTEGSRGAIQPLSTILRSDTNSLAARWLLNIAAMTLGEYPQKVPPAWLIPPEVFKSDYELPRFRDVAGVLGLDYTNLAGGAIVEDFDGDELLDVMTSSMGLGDPMRFFKNDGQGTFLDRSDAAGLRGLTGGLNLIHADYDNDGFMDVLVLRGGWMGEEGKFPNSLLRNNGDGTFADVTEEAGLLSFHPTQTAVWFDFDNDGWLDLFIGNETQDEARHPCELFRNNGDGTFRECADASGLSVVGMVKGVASGDYNNDGRSDLYLSLRGGRNYLFRNDGPRASHLARDPAWKFTDVAAAAGVQEPWDSFPCWFFDYDNDGWLDLFVSGYWVKETGDIAADYLGLPHQSERPRLYHNQRDGTFKDMTREAGLHKLLYTMGSNFGDLDNDGWLDFYLGTGDPDLGRLLPNRMFRNDGGERFQDVTTSGGFGHLQKGHGVAFADIDQDGDQDVFEEMGGAYSGDTYRNVLFENPGHGHRWIKLRLTGEKSNCCALGARLRLTVETAGQVREIHRVVGSGGSFGGNPFRQEIGLGKADKIRELVVLWPSGQRDRHTDLAPDQGYRLKEGKTRWEPMNLKPFKIPQQARSPHHHH; encoded by the coding sequence ATGATGTTGTTCGAATGGATGTGGAGGGCTTGTGGGTGGCGGACGGGGAGAGGCTTAAGAAAGGATGGTCGAAAACACCTTTCGTATTGTTGCGCGGCGCTCTATCTCCTGCCAATGCTGTCTGGGGTCGCAGGCACTCCGTTTCAATCGCCGGGAACGAGGCGCATGGCGGAACGCCTGCTCGAGATGCGCGCGAAGGTGGAACCGCTCCATCTTGGATTTCTCAGCACGGAGCGAGCGGCGTTGTTGGAAAAGGTGATGGAGGCGGCGGAAACCCCTGGCGACAGAATCAATCTCCAGCTTCAGTTCGGATCGGAATTGTTGAATGCCGGCGAATCCGGGCGGGCCTTGCAAGTCTTTCGCGAATTGGAAGGAACATTGAGCCGGGAACAGCCACGATTTTACGAACGGGTCCGATCGATGCTCCACCTGAAGCAGGCGATTGCGCAGTTGCGTTGGGGTGAACAAGCGAATTGCCTTTCCAACCACACGTCGGATTCGTGCCTCCTGCCGATCCAGTCGGCGGGCGTGCATCGCTTGACTGAAGGATCCCGCGGCGCGATCCAGCCACTGTCCACGATTCTGCGATCCGACACGAATTCACTCGCCGCGCGGTGGCTGCTGAACATTGCGGCAATGACCTTGGGCGAGTATCCGCAAAAGGTGCCTCCCGCCTGGTTGATTCCGCCCGAGGTCTTCAAGTCGGACTACGAACTGCCCCGTTTTCGGGACGTGGCCGGGGTGTTGGGCCTGGATTACACCAATCTGGCTGGAGGCGCGATCGTCGAAGACTTTGACGGGGATGAACTCCTTGATGTGATGACTTCGTCCATGGGATTGGGCGATCCGATGCGATTCTTCAAGAACGACGGCCAGGGCACTTTTTTGGATCGGAGCGATGCGGCAGGGTTGCGCGGGCTCACGGGCGGGCTGAACCTGATTCATGCCGATTACGACAATGATGGTTTTATGGATGTTCTCGTGTTGCGCGGAGGATGGATGGGCGAGGAAGGAAAGTTCCCCAATTCACTTCTGCGCAACAATGGCGACGGCACCTTTGCCGATGTGACGGAAGAGGCGGGCTTGCTCAGTTTTCATCCGACGCAAACGGCCGTCTGGTTTGATTTCGACAACGACGGCTGGCTGGATTTGTTTATCGGCAACGAAACTCAAGACGAAGCTCGGCACCCCTGCGAGTTATTCCGCAACAACGGTGACGGGACCTTCCGAGAATGCGCCGATGCGAGCGGCTTGTCTGTGGTCGGCATGGTGAAAGGCGTGGCCAGTGGCGACTACAACAACGATGGCCGCTCCGACCTTTACCTCTCCTTGCGCGGCGGGCGGAATTATTTGTTCCGCAACGACGGACCGCGCGCCTCGCATTTGGCGAGGGATCCCGCCTGGAAATTTACGGATGTGGCGGCGGCGGCGGGAGTGCAAGAGCCTTGGGACAGTTTCCCCTGCTGGTTTTTCGACTACGACAATGACGGGTGGCTGGACTTGTTTGTCTCGGGGTACTGGGTGAAGGAGACCGGAGACATCGCCGCCGATTATTTGGGACTGCCGCATCAGAGCGAGCGGCCCCGGCTTTACCACAATCAGCGCGATGGAACGTTCAAAGACATGACCCGCGAGGCCGGGCTCCACAAGTTGCTCTACACCATGGGCAGCAACTTTGGAGATCTCGACAACGACGGCTGGCTGGATTTTTACCTGGGCACGGGCGATCCCGATCTGGGCCGACTCCTGCCCAATCGCATGTTTCGCAACGATGGCGGGGAACGGTTTCAGGATGTGACGACGTCCGGCGGTTTCGGCCATCTGCAGAAGGGACACGGCGTTGCCTTCGCCGACATCGACCAGGACGGAGACCAGGACGTGTTCGAGGAAATGGGCGGCGCCTATTCCGGCGACACCTACCGAAACGTGCTGTTCGAAAATCCCGGCCATGGCCATCGCTGGATCAAACTTCGATTGACGGGAGAGAAGTCCAATTGCTGTGCGCTTGGCGCGCGCCTGCGCTTGACGGTTGAAACCGCGGGCCAGGTCCGCGAGATCCATCGCGTGGTGGGCAGCGGCGGTAGTTTCGGGGGCAATCCGTTCCGCCAGGAAATCGGATTGGGAAAGGCGGACAAGATTCGCGAACTCGTGGTGCTCTGGCCCAGCGGCCAGCGCGACCGCCACACCGATCTTGCCCCCGACCAGGGCTACAGGCTGAAGGAAGGGAAAACGCGGTGGGAACCCATGAATCTGAAGCCCTTCAAAATTCCCCAGCAAGCGCGGAGTCCGCATCATCATCATTGA